A single genomic interval of Microbacterium sp. LWO14-1.2 harbors:
- a CDS encoding NAD(P)-dependent alcohol dehydrogenase — translation MTRVHAYAAPSEAAPLEKTVIERRELGPHDVLIDIAFAGICHSDIHTVRGDWGPQRYPLAPGHEIAGTVAAVGSDVTRHSVGDRVGVGCMVNSCGECRNCERGDEQFCTNGTILTYGSIDRDGTVTQGGYSEQVVVTESFVVRIPEGIELDAAAPLLCAGITTYSPLRHWNVGPGSRVAVVGLGGLGHMAVQITHALGAEVTVLSQTLTKKDDGLRLGADHYYATSDRETFRNLRSSFDVILNTVSAVVDLRSYLSLLDVGGSMVCVGAPSEPLPVQVMSLIGGRRSLAGSNIGGIQETQEMLDFCAEHGIAAEVEVIPASQINEAYERVLASDVRYRFVIDASTFAD, via the coding sequence ATGACCCGCGTCCACGCCTACGCCGCCCCCAGCGAAGCCGCCCCGCTCGAGAAGACCGTGATCGAGCGCCGCGAGCTCGGTCCGCACGACGTGCTCATCGACATCGCGTTCGCCGGTATCTGCCACTCCGACATCCACACGGTGCGCGGCGATTGGGGTCCGCAGAGGTATCCGCTCGCGCCGGGGCACGAGATCGCGGGAACCGTCGCGGCCGTCGGATCCGACGTCACGCGTCACTCCGTCGGCGACCGGGTCGGCGTCGGATGCATGGTGAACTCGTGCGGCGAGTGCCGCAACTGCGAGCGCGGGGACGAACAGTTCTGCACGAACGGCACGATCCTGACCTACGGCAGCATCGACAGGGACGGGACCGTCACCCAGGGCGGATACTCCGAGCAGGTCGTCGTGACGGAGTCGTTCGTCGTTCGCATCCCCGAGGGGATCGAGCTGGATGCCGCTGCCCCGCTGCTCTGCGCCGGCATCACGACCTACTCCCCGCTGCGGCACTGGAACGTCGGACCCGGCAGCCGGGTCGCCGTCGTCGGACTCGGCGGGCTCGGCCACATGGCCGTGCAGATCACGCACGCGCTCGGTGCGGAGGTCACCGTGCTGTCGCAGACGCTCACCAAGAAGGACGACGGTCTGCGCCTCGGCGCCGACCACTACTACGCCACGAGCGACCGCGAGACGTTCCGCAACCTGCGCTCGTCCTTCGACGTGATCCTCAACACCGTGAGTGCGGTCGTCGACCTGCGGTCGTACCTCAGCCTGCTCGACGTGGGCGGATCGATGGTGTGCGTGGGTGCTCCATCGGAGCCCCTGCCCGTGCAGGTGATGTCGCTGATCGGCGGGCGCCGCTCGCTCGCCGGGTCGAACATCGGCGGTATCCAGGAGACGCAGGAGATGCTCGACTTCTGCGCCGAGCACGGCATCGCCGCGGAGGTCGAGGTCATCCCGGCATCGCAGATCAACGAGGCGTACGAGCGCGTGCTCGCGTCGGATGTGCGCTACCGCTTCGTCATCGACGCCTCGACCTTCGCGGACTGA
- a CDS encoding acyl-CoA dehydrogenase yields MVDAAVRPNTTPAEPNESASVRLDVDAVTDLLLGTWGDTRREAREMIKDSAFWRKDELGKDEHRERVLSQLHLLVDNKAVHRAFPKRLGGEENNGANIAGFEELVTADPSLQIKSGVQWGLFGSAVLQLGTAEHHDKWLPGIMSLEIPGAFAMTEIGHGSDVAAVGTTATYDPETEEFVINTPFRGATKEYLGNAALHGIAATVFAQLITNGVNHGVHCFYVPLRGENGVDLPGIGREDDGLKGGLNGIDNGRLSFDHVRIPRTNLLNRYGDVAADGTYSSAIDSPGRRFFTMLGTLVQGRVSLDGAASWASALGLKIAITYATQRRQFDGVDGQEVVLLDYGKHQRRLLPRLATTYAQIFAHDEFLQKFDGVFSGRTDTPADREDLETLAAALKPLSTWHALDTLQEAREACGGAGFMFENRLVGLRADLDIYVTFEGDNNVLLQLVGKRLLTDYAKQFTGKDAAALAKFAVGQTAGKLFHGAGLRQFGQSVADFGQVARSVENGLREEQQHLLLAERVQQMVADIAARLRPGAKDKALGSRLFNENQAELIEAARAHGELLQWEAFTDAVHRVEDPDTKKVLTWLRDLFGLQLIEKHLAWHLINGRLSMQRAAAVSSYIDRLCARLRPHALDLVDAFGYEPEHVRAPIASGAEKERQDEARAYYAALAASGDAPIQEKALKQKKR; encoded by the coding sequence ATGGTCGACGCCGCCGTCCGTCCGAACACCACCCCCGCCGAGCCGAACGAGTCCGCGAGCGTGCGCCTCGACGTCGATGCGGTCACCGATCTGCTGCTCGGCACGTGGGGCGACACGCGTCGCGAGGCGCGCGAGATGATCAAGGACTCGGCGTTCTGGCGCAAGGACGAGCTCGGCAAGGACGAGCACCGCGAGCGCGTGCTCAGCCAGCTGCACCTGCTCGTCGACAACAAGGCGGTGCACCGCGCGTTCCCGAAGCGTCTCGGCGGCGAGGAGAACAACGGAGCGAACATCGCCGGGTTCGAGGAGCTCGTCACCGCCGATCCGAGTCTGCAGATCAAGTCGGGCGTGCAGTGGGGGCTCTTCGGCTCCGCCGTGCTGCAGCTCGGCACCGCCGAGCACCACGACAAGTGGCTGCCCGGCATCATGAGCCTCGAGATCCCCGGCGCGTTCGCGATGACCGAGATCGGGCACGGGTCCGACGTCGCGGCCGTCGGGACGACCGCGACCTACGACCCCGAGACCGAGGAGTTCGTCATCAACACCCCGTTCCGCGGGGCGACGAAGGAATACCTCGGCAACGCGGCCCTGCACGGCATCGCCGCGACCGTCTTCGCGCAGCTCATCACGAACGGCGTGAACCACGGCGTGCACTGCTTCTATGTGCCGCTGCGCGGCGAGAACGGCGTCGACCTGCCCGGCATCGGGCGCGAGGACGACGGCCTCAAGGGCGGACTCAACGGCATCGACAACGGACGCCTGTCGTTCGACCACGTGCGCATCCCGCGCACCAACCTGCTCAACCGCTACGGCGACGTCGCCGCCGACGGCACCTACTCGAGCGCGATCGACAGCCCCGGCCGCCGCTTCTTCACGATGCTCGGCACCCTCGTGCAGGGGCGTGTCTCGCTCGACGGCGCCGCCTCGTGGGCGTCGGCCCTCGGACTGAAGATCGCGATCACCTATGCCACCCAGCGCCGACAGTTCGACGGCGTCGACGGGCAGGAGGTCGTGCTGCTCGACTACGGCAAGCACCAGCGCCGTCTGCTCCCTCGCCTCGCCACGACGTACGCGCAGATCTTCGCGCACGACGAGTTCCTGCAGAAGTTCGACGGCGTCTTCTCCGGTCGCACCGACACCCCGGCCGACCGTGAGGACCTCGAGACCCTCGCCGCAGCGCTCAAGCCGCTGTCGACCTGGCACGCCCTCGACACGCTGCAGGAGGCGCGCGAGGCCTGTGGCGGCGCCGGCTTCATGTTCGAGAACCGTCTGGTGGGACTCCGCGCCGACCTCGACATCTACGTCACCTTCGAGGGTGACAACAACGTGCTGCTGCAGCTCGTCGGCAAGCGCCTGCTGACCGACTACGCCAAGCAGTTCACGGGCAAGGATGCCGCGGCCCTCGCCAAGTTCGCCGTCGGTCAGACCGCGGGCAAGCTGTTCCACGGCGCCGGGCTGCGACAGTTCGGCCAGTCGGTCGCCGACTTCGGTCAGGTGGCGCGGTCGGTCGAGAACGGACTCCGCGAGGAGCAGCAGCACCTGCTGCTCGCAGAGCGCGTGCAGCAGATGGTCGCCGACATCGCGGCACGACTGCGTCCCGGCGCGAAGGACAAGGCGCTCGGCTCGCGGCTGTTCAACGAGAACCAGGCCGAGCTCATCGAGGCGGCCCGCGCCCACGGCGAGCTGCTGCAGTGGGAGGCCTTCACCGACGCCGTGCACCGCGTCGAGGACCCCGACACCAAGAAGGTGCTGACCTGGCTGCGCGACCTGTTCGGCCTGCAGCTCATCGAGAAGCACCTCGCCTGGCACCTCATCAACGGACGCCTGTCGATGCAGCGTGCTGCGGCGGTGTCGAGCTACATCGATCGGCTGTGCGCTCGACTGCGTCCGCACGCGCTCGACCTCGTCGACGCGTTCGGGTACGAGCCCGAGCACGTCCGCGCACCCATCGCCTCGGGTGCGGAGAAGGAGCGCCAGGATGAGGCCCGCGCGTACTACGCCGCGCTCGCGGCATCCGGCGACGCGCCCATCCAGGAGAAGGCGCTCAAGCAGAAGAAGCGCTGA
- a CDS encoding HTTM domain-containing protein, which translates to MVVSAIDRISAFIGEWLFSGKKALYGLAVTRILFGVTAIGLLASNFSTRLYTFGSGSAWNGELAQPVSDFPTIWVFSAFHAAMGNDALYTALYLLLGVLAVLFVLGWRFRIVLPVFFCLWVGFIEANDMVGDQGDNMFRIALLLLFFADPAARWSLDARRRAKSGEWFAQGSQPALLGTVFHNLALVALTAQVCFVYASGALFKAGGDPWKEGYAVYNPLQTARFGTWPVLSDLVTTWGPMVVAASWGSIILQVAFPLMLLTRPTRLIGLVGILSFHIGIAVLMGLPWFSLTMIAIDSIFIRDRTWSRLSAGVARRWDDAKSAPPLRASAASDHT; encoded by the coding sequence ATGGTCGTGTCGGCGATCGATCGCATCTCGGCGTTCATCGGGGAGTGGCTCTTCTCGGGCAAGAAGGCCCTGTACGGGCTGGCGGTCACGCGGATCCTCTTCGGCGTCACGGCGATCGGACTCCTCGCCTCGAACTTCAGCACCCGCCTCTACACGTTCGGATCGGGATCCGCGTGGAACGGCGAACTCGCGCAGCCGGTCAGCGACTTCCCGACCATCTGGGTGTTCAGCGCATTCCACGCGGCGATGGGCAACGACGCGCTCTACACCGCGCTCTACCTCCTGCTCGGGGTGCTGGCCGTGCTTTTCGTGCTCGGCTGGCGCTTCCGCATCGTGCTCCCCGTCTTCTTCTGCCTGTGGGTCGGGTTCATCGAGGCGAACGACATGGTGGGAGACCAGGGCGACAACATGTTCCGCATCGCCCTGCTGCTGCTGTTCTTCGCCGACCCCGCGGCGCGGTGGTCGCTCGACGCCCGCCGTCGCGCGAAGAGCGGCGAGTGGTTCGCCCAGGGCAGCCAGCCGGCGCTGCTGGGCACGGTCTTCCACAACCTCGCACTCGTCGCCCTCACCGCGCAGGTGTGCTTCGTGTACGCGTCCGGTGCGCTGTTCAAGGCCGGCGGTGATCCGTGGAAAGAGGGGTACGCGGTCTACAACCCGCTGCAGACCGCGAGATTCGGCACCTGGCCGGTCCTCAGCGACCTGGTGACGACCTGGGGGCCGATGGTCGTCGCCGCGAGCTGGGGATCGATCATCCTGCAGGTCGCGTTCCCGCTCATGCTGCTCACCCGCCCCACGCGGTTGATCGGCCTCGTCGGCATCCTGTCGTTCCACATCGGGATCGCGGTGCTGATGGGCCTGCCATGGTTCTCGCTGACCATGATCGCGATCGACTCGATCTTCATCCGCGACCGCACCTGGTCGCGGTTGAGTGCCGGAGTCGCCCGCCGGTGGGACGACGCGAAGTCGGCGCCGCCCCTGCGCGCGTCCGCCGCGTCTGACCACACCTGA